In Desulfosediminicola ganghwensis, a single window of DNA contains:
- the dnaB gene encoding replicative DNA helicase, whose product MIQKALQCEEAERGAIGSLLLKPVLVPETLDILIHDDFTLSRYRRFFQAIKQTFTTGNEVDMVSLLNALRESGKLKADDAEHIASLTSWAFIPSLSHCHTVKRLSSTRSFLQDLDQAKNAILAGQNIATVIEDFSPAILRTVQKGSKATLLADTITEDLQNIFQRTDNGGGLPGLPTGYTNIDNLIGGLVATNLIILAARPSMGKTTLALNIAENVARSGAPVCFFSMEMARGELTEKLFSRASSVSLTRIRSGHISSKERERIKHAANELRTVPLFLYDQPGLSIHQITATTKSLHMRHGLGLVIVDYLGLMRGEGNTREQEVASLSRGLKCLAMDLKIPVIALSQLNRGVESRTDKRPTLADLRDSGAIEQDANIVTFIYRDEVYNTGQNNPRKGEAEFIVSKNRSGPTGNVKLGTNRFSYSEFTPSS is encoded by the coding sequence ATGATCCAGAAGGCTCTACAATGCGAAGAGGCTGAACGGGGAGCTATTGGTTCATTGCTTCTGAAGCCGGTATTGGTTCCTGAAACGCTCGATATCCTCATCCACGATGATTTCACGCTAAGCCGATACAGGCGCTTTTTCCAGGCAATCAAACAAACATTCACGACAGGCAATGAAGTTGATATGGTTTCCTTGCTAAATGCTTTGCGTGAATCGGGAAAGCTTAAAGCAGACGATGCAGAGCATATAGCTTCTCTTACTTCATGGGCATTCATTCCCAGTCTTTCGCATTGCCACACTGTTAAACGGCTTTCCTCTACCAGAAGTTTTTTGCAGGATCTTGATCAAGCAAAAAACGCAATTTTAGCTGGTCAAAACATAGCCACCGTCATTGAAGACTTTTCCCCGGCGATTCTGCGAACTGTCCAGAAGGGAAGCAAAGCCACTTTACTAGCTGACACTATTACGGAAGACCTGCAAAACATCTTTCAGCGAACCGACAACGGTGGTGGCCTACCTGGATTGCCTACAGGCTATACAAACATTGACAATCTCATTGGTGGACTTGTTGCAACCAATCTAATTATTTTGGCTGCAAGACCTTCTATGGGGAAAACTACCCTAGCGCTAAATATAGCTGAAAATGTTGCTCGTTCAGGAGCGCCAGTCTGTTTCTTCAGCATGGAGATGGCAAGGGGAGAACTAACAGAAAAGCTCTTTTCCAGGGCCTCGTCGGTTTCGCTGACAAGAATCCGTAGCGGGCACATTTCGTCAAAGGAACGCGAGAGGATTAAACATGCAGCCAATGAGCTCCGGACAGTTCCTCTCTTTCTGTACGACCAACCAGGACTCTCCATACATCAGATTACCGCTACAACCAAAAGCCTTCATATGAGGCATGGCTTAGGTCTCGTCATCGTTGATTATCTGGGACTTATGCGGGGAGAAGGCAATACACGCGAACAGGAAGTTGCCTCGTTGAGCAGGGGCCTCAAATGCCTTGCTATGGATCTAAAAATACCTGTTATAGCACTTTCGCAACTCAATAGAGGTGTTGAAAGCAGGACGGACAAACGGCCCACCTTGGCAGACCTGAGGGATTCTGGCGCCATCGAACAGGATGCCAACATTGTCACCTTCATCTATCGGGATGAGGTTTACAA
- a CDS encoding Lin1244/Lin1753 domain-containing protein, with protein sequence MRLSKRRYSVARPRKETVEYFPHDVHHGKTLYSLQNSFGNDGYAAWFKLLELLGRTHGHSYSIQEPADLYYLAALWKVSGEKTMQILDFLSELQAIDPQLYDNKIIWCDNFVKNLEPVYLKRRTPLPEKPNSRSENDSSRAENSTSIEITGNSGARMQQSKLKESIDKTNTASSDTDDVYEDFYLSKKEKKLTGQILWDFNLFWKTFDYRKGKAEAADAFLTVYQPDLIEDILIGAEREAIKRQTLIAKGQTPKMAQGWIGGRRWEDEEQICMTTSNDCTRCNYNHPKPCPNLSKPDFNPENCDSFQTVEAGI encoded by the coding sequence ATGAGACTCTCGAAAAGGAGGTACAGTGTGGCTAGACCCAGAAAAGAAACTGTCGAATATTTCCCACACGACGTACACCATGGGAAGACTCTCTACTCACTACAAAACAGTTTCGGTAATGACGGCTACGCCGCTTGGTTCAAACTCCTTGAGCTTCTGGGCCGAACTCATGGACACAGTTACAGCATCCAAGAACCGGCAGACCTCTATTACCTCGCGGCACTGTGGAAAGTTTCCGGAGAAAAAACCATGCAGATATTGGATTTTCTCTCCGAATTGCAAGCAATTGACCCACAGCTTTATGATAACAAAATCATCTGGTGTGATAATTTTGTCAAAAACCTTGAACCAGTCTACCTCAAGCGGAGAACCCCCCTGCCTGAAAAACCGAATTCTCGTTCTGAAAACGATAGTTCTCGGGCAGAAAACTCAACCAGTATAGAGATTACGGGGAACTCTGGAGCGAGAATGCAACAAAGTAAACTAAAGGAAAGTATAGATAAAACTAATACTGCATCTTCCGATACAGATGATGTGTATGAAGATTTCTACCTTTCGAAAAAAGAGAAGAAACTAACCGGACAAATCCTATGGGACTTTAACCTGTTTTGGAAAACTTTCGATTATCGCAAAGGCAAGGCAGAGGCAGCAGACGCTTTCCTTACCGTCTATCAGCCTGATCTAATCGAGGACATTCTTATAGGTGCGGAGCGTGAAGCAATAAAACGACAAACCCTCATTGCAAAAGGCCAGACCCCAAAAATGGCACAAGGATGGATTGGCGGTCGCCGCTGGGAGGATGAAGAACAAATATGCATGACCACTAGTAACGACTGCACCCGATGCAATTACAACCATCCCAAACCATGCCCCAATCTCAGCAAACCTGACTTCAACCCTGAAAACTGTGACTCATTCCAGACGGTGGAGGCAGGAATATGA
- a CDS encoding tyrosine-type recombinase/integrase — protein sequence MPKINFTPLTIKNLKAEPKTVEYFEQGRKHGEGSFGLRISPKDKRTWFIMYKTESNKVKRFTLGTYPKLSLKDARKLAADTMARIHEGHDPMQEQVIRRSAPTVSDLWEEYQATLNRKAKKKVASTEYEENRRWTKIISPALGDMKVEDITPIHISSLLNKVAAKAPISANRLHTLLRVMFKVALANGWINIHPMQWLDKPGGSEPARKRFLTDDEIRCLWPHFERLRPNPRDILKIGILTAQRPGEILAMKWEHLDLNSGVWTLKDTKNGNDHLLPLSHQVLSILRDRKEGVGFTKKMLWMKESEFVFPSRYNLNKGANSGHAKSTKEARKKVQQASGVTDWTAHDLRRTARTIMSRLNIKHHIRERVLNHAQGGIQGVYDRYDYLQEKADALNKLANEIDRILGKEKTAKIIELKTA from the coding sequence GTGCCGAAAATAAACTTCACCCCCTTAACGATCAAGAACCTTAAGGCAGAACCAAAAACAGTTGAGTACTTCGAGCAAGGTCGCAAGCATGGTGAAGGATCTTTTGGGCTAAGGATCAGCCCGAAGGACAAAAGAACTTGGTTCATCATGTACAAAACTGAATCCAACAAGGTGAAGAGATTTACTTTGGGCACCTACCCAAAACTCAGTCTGAAGGATGCCAGGAAGCTTGCAGCAGACACCATGGCTAGAATTCATGAAGGCCATGACCCTATGCAAGAGCAAGTTATCAGGAGGTCAGCCCCCACTGTTTCTGACCTCTGGGAAGAATATCAAGCGACCCTCAATAGAAAAGCCAAAAAGAAAGTAGCTAGTACGGAATACGAAGAAAATCGCCGATGGACAAAGATCATATCCCCTGCCCTTGGCGACATGAAAGTTGAGGATATTACACCCATCCACATTTCCTCTCTCCTGAACAAGGTGGCAGCAAAAGCCCCCATATCAGCAAACAGACTCCATACATTGCTTAGAGTGATGTTTAAGGTCGCGCTAGCCAACGGTTGGATAAACATCCACCCAATGCAATGGCTCGACAAACCCGGAGGTTCTGAGCCTGCCAGAAAACGGTTTCTCACTGATGACGAAATCCGTTGTCTATGGCCTCACTTCGAAAGGCTCCGACCCAACCCAAGAGATATACTCAAAATTGGCATTCTCACAGCACAACGCCCAGGAGAGATATTGGCCATGAAATGGGAACACTTGGACCTGAATTCTGGTGTATGGACCCTCAAAGACACCAAAAACGGGAATGACCACCTCCTTCCCTTATCTCACCAAGTATTGTCAATTTTGAGAGATAGGAAAGAAGGTGTTGGCTTTACCAAGAAAATGCTCTGGATGAAAGAGAGTGAGTTTGTGTTCCCCTCCAGGTACAACCTGAACAAAGGGGCCAATAGCGGACATGCCAAATCCACCAAGGAAGCCAGAAAGAAAGTCCAACAAGCCTCTGGCGTGACCGACTGGACGGCACATGATCTGAGGAGAACGGCTCGAACAATCATGAGTCGCTTGAATATAAAGCACCACATCCGTGAGAGGGTTCTGAATCATGCGCAGGGAGGAATTCAGGGCGTCTACGACAGATATGACTACTTGCAAGAAAAAGCTGATGCGCTCAACAAACTTGCCAACGAAATTGACCGCATTTTAGGCAAAGAGAAAACTGCCAAAATCATCGAGTTGAAAACTGCGTGA
- a CDS encoding transposase → MAKYKPYSYAQGMFIPVFFNEQIQKGTFEYTLNYLVDHELDLSIFDARFTNDETGAPAYDPRILLKIILFAYSRGITSSRAISECCEKYILFMALSANTRPHFTTIASFVSSMDKEVVSLFLQVLLICDQQNLIGREMFAIDGCKLPSNASKEWSGTKADLTKKVEKIERALHRMIIRHKSMDLEKIEPEVRDHEEKYKKKLQKSAAKIRDWLKDHDDRRGSGGKPVKSNITDNDSAKMATSKGVIQGYVGVASVDKKYQVIVGAEAYGQGSESNLLIPSLKSIQSNLEQIGDQDVFGKAKVVADSGYHSEKNLEYLYTENIDGYVADTRFRKRDPRFATAERYKDLPAYHFATRAGGKRLFRPEHFTFADDLSHAICPAGKKLYRNGCNAKVKDYQAYKFKGAKRDCLPCQLRRECLRKPEKTEARQLAYFPGKKRNGNERFTEKMKRKIDSTIGRAIYGMRLAVGESPFGHIRSTMKLDRFSLRGKRKVNAQWNLFCMVHNLKKIHSYGAVVGS, encoded by the coding sequence ATGGCCAAATACAAGCCGTATTCATACGCTCAGGGGATGTTCATACCAGTATTCTTCAATGAGCAGATACAAAAAGGGACTTTCGAGTACACCCTGAACTATCTGGTCGATCACGAACTCGACCTTTCCATCTTTGATGCCAGGTTCACCAACGACGAAACTGGTGCCCCAGCCTATGACCCACGGATTTTGCTGAAGATTATCCTGTTTGCCTATTCACGAGGTATTACTTCTAGTCGTGCAATTTCCGAGTGCTGTGAGAAATACATCCTTTTCATGGCCCTTTCAGCCAATACCAGACCCCACTTCACAACAATTGCCAGTTTCGTCTCCAGTATGGACAAAGAGGTTGTCTCTCTCTTTCTTCAAGTACTGCTGATCTGTGACCAGCAGAACCTTATTGGCCGAGAGATGTTTGCTATTGATGGCTGCAAACTCCCAAGCAATGCCTCTAAGGAATGGAGTGGCACCAAAGCCGATTTGACCAAAAAGGTTGAAAAGATAGAGCGAGCTCTGCACAGAATGATCATCCGTCACAAGTCCATGGATCTTGAGAAGATAGAGCCGGAAGTTCGGGATCATGAAGAGAAATATAAGAAGAAACTACAAAAAAGTGCTGCCAAGATAAGGGATTGGCTGAAAGACCATGATGACCGACGTGGCAGTGGCGGCAAACCGGTTAAATCAAACATTACCGATAATGACTCTGCCAAGATGGCTACATCGAAAGGGGTAATACAGGGGTATGTCGGTGTTGCCTCAGTGGACAAGAAGTACCAAGTCATTGTTGGAGCAGAAGCCTATGGGCAGGGCAGTGAGTCCAATCTCCTTATACCTTCGCTGAAGTCGATACAGTCTAACTTGGAACAGATAGGCGACCAAGATGTATTTGGTAAGGCCAAAGTTGTAGCGGATAGCGGTTATCATTCCGAGAAGAATCTCGAGTACCTCTATACAGAGAATATAGATGGGTATGTTGCGGATACTCGTTTCCGCAAACGAGATCCTCGCTTTGCCACAGCAGAGCGCTATAAAGATCTCCCCGCTTATCACTTTGCGACCAGGGCCGGTGGAAAGCGACTCTTTCGGCCTGAACATTTTACTTTCGCTGATGATTTGAGCCACGCTATTTGTCCGGCCGGCAAGAAACTCTACCGCAATGGCTGCAACGCCAAGGTGAAAGATTATCAGGCCTACAAGTTCAAAGGAGCTAAGCGAGACTGCCTCCCATGTCAATTGCGACGTGAGTGTTTACGCAAGCCAGAGAAAACCGAGGCCCGCCAGCTAGCTTACTTTCCGGGGAAAAAGCGTAACGGTAATGAGCGATTCACAGAGAAGATGAAACGAAAGATTGATTCAACCATTGGTCGAGCAATCTATGGCATGCGACTCGCTGTTGGTGAGTCACCCTTTGGCCATATACGGTCAACCATGAAACTTGATCGATTCAGTCTTCGAGGAAAACGAAAAGTGAATGCGCAGTGGAACCTGTTCTGCATGGTCCATAACCTGAAAAAGATCCACTCGTATGGAGCGGTAGTAGGCAGCTGA
- a CDS encoding HAD family hydrolase, with amino-acid sequence MFDIDGTLLESTEIDSICFEAAVVSVTKIPIRKDWHSYHNITDSGILNEYFKDNNIQNQENTKLRIKEKFISNLKQALSVNSITEVPGAKILLRNLLCKNNISLSIATGGWLDSAVLKLNSAGISIEEIPIATSDDHYKRIKIMQIAKSRSVGNVNCACTYFGDGVWDKMASQELKYKFIAVGNKVNHSVKVDNFLNLQEIYRLLNI; translated from the coding sequence ATGTTCGATATAGATGGTACTTTGTTGGAATCAACTGAAATTGATTCCATTTGTTTTGAAGCGGCTGTTGTGTCAGTAACAAAAATACCCATCAGAAAAGATTGGCATTCTTATCACAATATTACTGATTCTGGAATATTAAACGAGTATTTCAAAGATAATAACATTCAAAATCAAGAAAATACAAAACTAAGAATTAAAGAGAAATTCATTTCAAACCTCAAGCAAGCACTATCTGTAAATTCAATTACGGAAGTTCCAGGGGCGAAAATATTACTAAGAAATTTGCTATGTAAAAACAACATTTCTCTCTCTATTGCAACTGGCGGGTGGCTAGATAGTGCAGTTTTAAAATTAAATTCAGCCGGAATATCAATAGAAGAGATACCTATAGCTACTTCCGATGATCATTACAAGCGCATCAAGATAATGCAAATTGCTAAATCTAGATCAGTCGGTAATGTGAATTGTGCTTGTACGTATTTTGGAGATGGTGTTTGGGATAAAATGGCTAGTCAAGAACTAAAATACAAATTCATAGCTGTTGGCAATAAGGTAAATCATTCTGTAAAAGTTGATAATTTTTTAAACTTACAAGAAATATATAGGCTACTAAATATATAA
- a CDS encoding CGGC domain-containing protein → MARIGILTCSNCTQDANCASVVCLRDLRKRKGLFEQYKEDERLDLIGIINCAGCPTNAATEKILKRTKALTEYRLNALHFSYCMTALCPFLKKYEAVIQAQNPDLKIVHGTHRPGDNNLFKRQIKEMVCPQIIIPQDMNDVITGRFKI, encoded by the coding sequence ATGGCACGCATAGGCATATTAACTTGTTCAAATTGCACTCAAGATGCGAATTGCGCTTCTGTTGTATGTTTAAGAGACCTGCGTAAGCGAAAAGGTCTATTTGAACAATATAAAGAAGATGAAAGATTAGACCTGATCGGCATAATTAATTGCGCTGGTTGTCCAACTAATGCTGCAACTGAAAAAATTCTTAAAAGAACAAAAGCACTTACTGAATATAGACTGAACGCATTACATTTTTCATACTGCATGACAGCTTTATGTCCTTTTCTGAAAAAATATGAAGCTGTAATCCAAGCTCAAAACCCAGATTTAAAAATTGTCCATGGTACGCATCGTCCAGGAGACAATAATCTATTCAAAAGACAAATTAAAGAAATGGTATGTCCTCAAATCATCATTCCTCAAGATATGAATGATGTAATAACTGGCCGTTTTAAAATATAA
- a CDS encoding LysR family transcriptional regulator, which produces MNKIDWLSLDGKSLRVFLTVMEVGTITGAADKLGITQSAVSHTVEKLREIVGDPLFIRAGRTISPTAYAAQMAEKVERVLGDLKGLVQTPTFSPAECEMDLVIAANDFQSSLLMPRFYAQVKGKLKRFTLKVISPQIPTVELLREKKCDLAIVGFSPNSADIMQRPLFNMTTVVYYDPSMRDAPGDIQDYLDSGHIGLSFLQNFKGGLDDFLVSQGLCRKVEITAPNFSSVACYLRGTGMLATLPSLMRLTEMRDFAYSPLPFQFSPGKMNMIWHQSYQYDEPHKWLRKEIMKVVDSLPEK; this is translated from the coding sequence ATGAATAAAATCGATTGGTTGTCTCTTGATGGAAAAAGCCTGCGTGTATTTCTCACTGTAATGGAAGTCGGTACTATCACTGGCGCAGCTGATAAACTTGGTATTACTCAGTCTGCCGTGAGTCATACTGTGGAGAAACTACGTGAGATTGTGGGAGATCCCCTTTTTATACGGGCTGGAAGAACCATATCCCCGACAGCGTATGCTGCACAGATGGCGGAAAAAGTTGAGAGAGTTCTCGGTGACCTGAAAGGGCTTGTTCAAACACCCACCTTTTCGCCCGCTGAATGTGAAATGGATCTCGTTATCGCTGCCAACGATTTCCAGAGCAGTTTACTCATGCCCCGTTTCTATGCACAGGTTAAAGGGAAACTTAAGCGTTTCACCCTTAAAGTTATTTCGCCTCAAATACCCACGGTTGAACTATTACGTGAGAAGAAGTGCGATCTAGCCATTGTCGGATTTAGCCCCAACTCAGCCGACATAATGCAAAGGCCTCTCTTCAACATGACCACAGTCGTTTATTATGATCCATCTATGCGGGATGCCCCTGGAGATATACAGGATTACCTAGACTCTGGACACATAGGGCTTTCTTTTCTCCAGAATTTTAAGGGAGGATTAGATGATTTTTTAGTTAGCCAGGGACTATGTCGCAAAGTTGAAATTACTGCTCCAAATTTTTCTAGTGTTGCATGCTATTTGAGAGGAACAGGCATGCTTGCAACTCTGCCATCTCTGATGAGACTCACCGAGATGAGGGATTTTGCATATTCTCCACTACCATTTCAATTTTCGCCGGGAAAAATGAATATGATTTGGCATCAGTCCTATCAGTATGATGAACCCCATAAATGGCTGAGAAAGGAGATAATGAAAGTAGTTGATTCACTCCCGGAGAAATAA
- a CDS encoding DUF4405 domain-containing protein produces the protein MLRQFVSITLVISFIALGLSGILMIILNSFTFQLQMHPVHKIFGVIMVLAGCLHVYLNLAPIKNYLKNKKTLVLGVTLSFVLIFLCIIGLNKPMDTTSVEKIEQLMLQMGSRQ, from the coding sequence ATGCTGCGACAATTTGTATCAATCACACTTGTAATATCATTTATTGCGCTTGGCCTTTCAGGAATACTGATGATCATCCTGAACAGCTTTACCTTTCAACTGCAGATGCACCCTGTGCATAAAATATTCGGGGTCATCATGGTTCTCGCAGGTTGTCTTCACGTATACCTGAATTTAGCGCCCATCAAGAACTACCTGAAAAACAAGAAAACACTTGTTCTCGGTGTGACCCTGTCATTTGTTCTCATCTTCCTTTGTATCATTGGTTTAAACAAACCGATGGATACTACAAGCGTTGAAAAGATTGAACAGTTGATGTTGCAGATGGGGTCCAGGCAGTAA
- a CDS encoding HD-GYP domain-containing protein, whose product MENASLHARLHSTFLHTAEALAEAINSRDPYTGGHTRRVQKYSLLLADSLDLTAEEKQTLCLAATLHDIGKIGIDDNILKKGGKLTAEEKRVMNNHPRIGANILQYVDEMQEVVPGVLHHHEWFDGSGYPDGLAGEQIPLQARIIAIADAFDALTTDRPYRKATHTEEAIRVLELDAGNHFDPALLGIFSSLQINLVP is encoded by the coding sequence ATGGAGAACGCCAGCCTGCATGCTCGACTGCATTCGACTTTTCTACACACAGCAGAAGCGTTGGCAGAAGCAATCAACAGCCGTGATCCATACACCGGAGGCCATACCAGGCGTGTGCAGAAATATTCGCTCCTCTTGGCAGACTCTCTTGATCTGACGGCAGAGGAAAAACAGACTCTGTGCCTTGCTGCCACCTTGCATGATATAGGGAAGATAGGCATTGATGACAACATCCTGAAAAAGGGTGGAAAACTGACAGCAGAAGAAAAACGGGTAATGAATAACCATCCCCGGATTGGGGCAAATATTCTTCAATATGTCGACGAGATGCAAGAGGTGGTTCCAGGAGTGCTTCATCATCACGAATGGTTTGACGGCAGCGGCTATCCGGATGGCCTGGCTGGAGAACAGATCCCACTACAGGCGAGGATCATCGCAATTGCTGACGCCTTTGACGCCTTGACAACAGACCGACCTTATCGCAAAGCCACACATACCGAGGAAGCCATTCGTGTATTGGAACTGGATGCCGGTAACCATTTCGACCCTGCGCTGCTGGGTATTTTCAGCTCACTGCAAATTAACTTGGTTCCTTGA
- a CDS encoding IS4 family transposase: MPMLPGFHLPKRGRKPHSQQQKFARKITSLRQNSFKQIGEIFGQFIPTKLLKQDPSGKMSRRRLFTKENTFWSFLGQVLDADGGCREAVKKLQSYASNHGLRLPSSSTASYCCARKKLDENLLVEVFQHTAKWSGARRASHSLNDRQVIVVDGTGVTMADTAENQELWPQSSNQKPGCGFPSARICAYFSLQTGTMLSYAIGNKKSNELPLFRKQWSTFEAGDIFLGDKGFCSYFDLAELKKRCVDSVITLARRKPVGRKNCIKEFAPDDLLIEWKKPVYREMVSYSRKTWEDLPDKLVMRQIKVKVTQSGFRTKEFHIVTTLIDQDQYLKDEIAALYLKRWDVELFFRDIKTTMGFDILRCQSPEMIKKEILMYFIAYNCIRRIMLQATQLVDIDIRSISFKGSLQAIRSWEPRLGSSRLSTNERQNMLSDLSFVVARCKVFDRPGRSDPRCLKRRPKPYQLLNKPRSEMVEIQHRSRYEKKA; the protein is encoded by the coding sequence ATGCCAATGTTGCCCGGTTTTCACCTTCCCAAACGAGGTAGAAAACCTCATAGCCAACAACAAAAATTTGCTCGAAAAATCACTTCCCTCAGACAGAACTCTTTTAAACAGATAGGAGAGATTTTTGGGCAATTCATTCCCACGAAATTGCTCAAACAGGATCCTTCGGGAAAGATGAGCAGACGACGTTTGTTTACCAAGGAAAACACTTTTTGGTCCTTCTTAGGCCAAGTCCTTGATGCAGACGGTGGATGTAGAGAAGCTGTAAAAAAGTTGCAATCATATGCATCTAACCACGGCCTTCGGCTTCCATCATCATCTACCGCTTCATATTGCTGTGCACGTAAGAAATTAGATGAAAATCTGCTTGTTGAGGTGTTTCAACATACTGCTAAATGGTCCGGAGCACGACGTGCATCTCATTCATTAAATGATCGCCAGGTAATTGTTGTTGATGGGACAGGTGTTACAATGGCGGATACAGCAGAAAATCAAGAGCTTTGGCCACAGTCATCGAACCAGAAACCAGGATGCGGCTTCCCCTCAGCACGAATATGCGCATACTTTTCATTGCAAACCGGAACAATGCTCAGCTATGCCATCGGTAATAAAAAGAGTAACGAACTTCCATTGTTCCGTAAGCAGTGGTCCACCTTTGAGGCTGGTGATATCTTTCTTGGTGATAAAGGTTTTTGTAGTTACTTCGATTTAGCCGAGCTGAAAAAACGCTGTGTTGATAGTGTGATAACACTTGCTCGTAGAAAACCAGTCGGTAGGAAAAACTGCATTAAAGAATTCGCTCCTGATGATCTACTGATTGAATGGAAAAAACCAGTATACAGGGAAATGGTGTCGTATTCGCGGAAAACCTGGGAGGACCTTCCCGACAAACTCGTTATGAGACAAATCAAAGTAAAGGTGACTCAATCAGGGTTTAGAACAAAAGAATTTCATATTGTTACCACGCTAATCGATCAAGATCAGTACCTGAAAGACGAAATTGCAGCGTTATACCTTAAGCGTTGGGATGTCGAACTTTTCTTTCGTGATATCAAGACAACGATGGGATTTGATATCCTCCGGTGCCAATCGCCTGAAATGATAAAGAAAGAAATTTTAATGTACTTCATAGCGTACAACTGCATCCGGCGCATAATGTTACAAGCGACACAGCTGGTAGACATTGATATCCGGTCTATCAGTTTCAAAGGAAGTCTACAGGCTATTAGAAGTTGGGAACCACGGTTGGGGTCCTCTAGGTTGAGCACAAATGAAAGACAAAACATGCTCTCAGATTTATCCTTTGTCGTGGCTCGTTGCAAAGTTTTCGACAGGCCTGGACGAAGCGATCCGCGGTGTCTTAAGCGAAGACCAAAACCTTATCAGTTACTCAACAAACCTAGAAGTGAAATGGTCGAAATACAGCATCGGAGCAGATATGAAAAAAAGGCTTAA